A single Bacillus marinisedimentorum DNA region contains:
- a CDS encoding thiamine pyrophosphate-dependent enzyme: protein MFERTKGLKEADTHYCPGCTHGIIHRLVGEVMEEMGILEDTVGVASVGCSVLSYEYFNCDMTQAAHGRAPAVATGLKRVLPEDRFVFTYQGDGDLASIGMAEIVHAAARGENITVIFVNNAIYGMTGGQMAPTSLVGQVTATTPAGRSTSVQGSPIRVSEMLATLDGSAYIERASVNSGPNIIKAKKAIRKAFETQKNKQGFSLVEVLSTCPTNWGMSPDEALGWVKDEMMPVYPLGVYKDTGGGAR, encoded by the coding sequence GTGTTTGAAAGGACGAAAGGTTTGAAGGAAGCTGATACTCATTATTGTCCGGGATGTACACATGGGATCATTCACCGCCTCGTCGGAGAAGTGATGGAAGAAATGGGGATTCTGGAGGATACCGTCGGTGTGGCTTCGGTCGGCTGTTCGGTGCTTTCCTATGAATACTTCAATTGCGATATGACCCAGGCTGCGCACGGTCGCGCCCCGGCAGTTGCAACAGGTTTGAAAAGAGTGCTTCCTGAAGACAGGTTTGTTTTTACGTATCAGGGTGACGGCGACCTTGCTTCAATCGGCATGGCAGAAATCGTCCATGCAGCGGCAAGGGGGGAAAATATCACTGTCATTTTTGTTAACAATGCCATCTACGGTATGACTGGAGGGCAAATGGCGCCGACCTCGCTCGTCGGCCAGGTGACAGCAACGACACCTGCAGGCCGCAGCACGTCGGTCCAGGGGTCACCGATCCGTGTTTCCGAAATGCTCGCAACCCTTGACGGATCTGCATACATTGAGAGGGCATCGGTAAACAGCGGGCCGAATATCATCAAAGCCAAAAAAGCGATTCGCAAAGCATTTGAAACCCAAAAAAATAAGCAGGGTTTTTCACTTGTTGAAGTGTTGTCCACCTGTCCGACAAACTGGGGAATGTCACCGGACGAGGCTCTCGGCTGGGTGAAGGATGAGATGATGCCGGTCTATCCTCTCGGTGTGTATAAGGATACAGGAGGCGGTGCGCGATGA
- a CDS encoding 2-oxoacid:acceptor oxidoreductase family protein: MKEEIVIAGFGGQGVMTMGQLLAYAGMIQGKEVSWLPSYGPEQRGGTANVQVVISDDLIGSPIFTYSSSAIVLNNPSFHKFEPLVRAGGVLVVNRSLVDSVSERQDLISVYIPATEAALELGEAKTANIILLGALLELTGAADESAIIGAMEKLFSNKNPQILELNKKALEKGMELAAKQQTVKP, encoded by the coding sequence ATGAAAGAAGAAATCGTAATTGCCGGTTTTGGCGGCCAGGGTGTCATGACGATGGGACAACTGCTCGCATATGCAGGTATGATTCAAGGAAAAGAGGTATCGTGGCTGCCTTCATACGGACCGGAGCAGCGCGGCGGCACTGCCAATGTGCAGGTTGTCATCAGCGATGATTTGATCGGTTCGCCAATCTTCACATATTCTTCTTCCGCAATCGTCCTGAACAACCCGTCGTTTCACAAGTTCGAACCGCTTGTAAGGGCAGGTGGAGTGCTGGTGGTGAATCGTTCCCTTGTTGATTCTGTATCAGAACGGCAAGACTTGATATCCGTTTACATTCCGGCTACTGAGGCCGCTTTGGAGCTCGGGGAAGCCAAAACTGCCAATATCATTTTATTGGGCGCTTTGCTCGAACTGACGGGCGCCGCCGATGAATCGGCAATTATTGGGGCGATGGAAAAATTATTTTCAAACAAAAACCCACAGATTCTTGAGCTTAACAAAAAAGCACTGGAGAAAGGGATGGAATTGGCGGCAAAGCAGCAGACTGTCAAGCCCTGA
- a CDS encoding dihydrolipoamide acetyltransferase family protein, which translates to MAFEFKLPDIGEGIHEGEIVKWFVKAGDEIKEDDVLCEVQNDKAVVEIPSPVEGTVKEVKVEEGTVATVGDVIVTIDAEGYEDAGGEEPEQPKADEESAKVAEEEKQGEQDEKGKQDEQKDQPAASDEGKIVNDRVIAMPSVRKHARDKDVDIRKVQGSGKNGRILKEDIDSYLSGGQKTAEAKEEEAPETAAEGGKEAPKAEVPAGQYPETREKMSGIRRAIAKAMVNSKHTAPHVTLMDEVDVTKLVAHRKRFKQVAADRGIKLTYLPYVVKALTSAAREFPILNTSLDDETDELVHKHYYNIGIAADTDQGLLVPVVKDADRKSMFSISDEINQLAEKARTGKLGSDEMKGASVTITNIGSAGGQWFTPVINHPEVAILGIGRIAEKPVVRDGEIVAAPVLALSLSFDHRVIDGATAQNALNHIKRLLNDPELLVMEA; encoded by the coding sequence GTGGCATTTGAATTTAAATTGCCTGATATTGGTGAAGGTATCCACGAAGGTGAAATCGTCAAGTGGTTCGTAAAAGCCGGCGATGAAATCAAAGAAGACGATGTACTGTGTGAAGTGCAAAATGATAAAGCGGTCGTTGAAATCCCCAGCCCTGTAGAAGGTACTGTCAAGGAAGTGAAAGTGGAGGAAGGCACGGTCGCAACCGTCGGCGATGTCATCGTGACCATTGATGCAGAGGGATATGAAGATGCAGGCGGCGAAGAGCCGGAGCAGCCAAAAGCCGATGAAGAGTCAGCAAAAGTAGCTGAGGAAGAGAAGCAGGGCGAACAAGACGAAAAAGGCAAACAAGACGAACAAAAAGACCAGCCGGCTGCCAGCGATGAAGGTAAAATCGTCAATGACAGAGTAATCGCCATGCCGTCTGTCAGGAAGCATGCACGCGATAAAGATGTAGATATCCGCAAAGTTCAAGGTTCAGGAAAAAACGGCCGTATTCTGAAAGAAGATATCGACAGCTATCTTTCCGGAGGGCAGAAGACTGCGGAAGCGAAAGAAGAAGAAGCGCCTGAAACTGCAGCCGAAGGAGGAAAAGAGGCACCGAAAGCTGAGGTTCCTGCCGGACAGTATCCGGAAACACGCGAAAAAATGAGCGGCATCCGCCGTGCAATCGCAAAAGCTATGGTAAACTCCAAGCATACAGCTCCACATGTTACGCTCATGGACGAAGTGGATGTGACAAAGCTGGTTGCACACCGCAAAAGATTCAAACAAGTGGCAGCAGACCGGGGAATCAAGCTCACTTATCTCCCTTATGTCGTCAAAGCGTTGACTTCAGCAGCAAGGGAGTTCCCGATCTTGAATACGTCACTTGATGATGAAACAGACGAATTGGTCCACAAGCATTATTACAATATTGGTATTGCAGCGGATACCGACCAGGGCTTGCTCGTACCGGTTGTGAAGGATGCTGACCGCAAATCCATGTTTTCCATCTCGGATGAAATCAACCAGCTCGCTGAGAAAGCACGTACAGGCAAGCTCGGGTCAGATGAAATGAAGGGTGCATCTGTTACCATCACGAATATCGGTTCAGCAGGAGGCCAGTGGTTCACACCAGTCATCAACCATCCTGAAGTTGCAATTCTAGGAATCGGTCGAATTGCCGAAAAGCCGGTTGTACGTGACGGCGAAATTGTTGCAGCACCGGTTCTGGCTCTGTCCTTGAGCTTTGACCATCGCGTAATTGATGGAGCAACTGCCCAGAATGCATTGAATCACATCAAGCGTTTGCTGAATGATCCAGAACTTTTAGTAATGGAGGCGTAA
- a CDS encoding alpha-ketoacid dehydrogenase subunit beta: MAQMTMIQAITDAMRTELKNDENVLVFGEDVGVNGGVFRATEGLQKEFGEDRVFDTPLAESGIGGMSIGLALQGYRPVPEIQFFGFVYETMDAISGQMARLRYRTGGSVNMPITVRSPFGGGVKTPELHADSLEGLMAQQPGLKVVIPSTPYDAKGLLISAIRDNDPVIFLEHMKLYRSFRGEVPEEEYTIPIGKADLKREGTDITIVAYGAMVQSSLKAAEELEKEGINAEVIDLRTVSPLDIETIIKSVEKTNRAIVVQEAQKQAGVAANVVAEINDRAILSLEAPVLRVTAPDTVFPFSQAEDVWLPNYQDIVDKAKTVINF, encoded by the coding sequence ATGGCCCAAATGACAATGATCCAGGCAATCACTGATGCGATGCGCACCGAATTGAAAAATGACGAAAATGTCCTTGTTTTCGGTGAAGACGTTGGCGTGAATGGAGGAGTCTTCCGCGCAACTGAAGGACTGCAGAAAGAATTTGGGGAAGACCGTGTTTTCGATACTCCGCTTGCAGAGTCCGGAATCGGCGGAATGTCAATCGGCCTTGCGCTTCAGGGGTACAGGCCGGTGCCTGAAATCCAATTCTTCGGTTTCGTGTATGAAACGATGGATGCCATCTCGGGACAAATGGCGCGACTCCGTTATCGGACAGGCGGTTCAGTGAACATGCCGATCACCGTACGCTCCCCGTTCGGAGGAGGTGTCAAAACGCCTGAATTGCATGCGGACAGCCTTGAAGGCCTTATGGCGCAACAGCCTGGCTTGAAAGTGGTAATCCCTTCCACCCCGTACGATGCAAAAGGGCTGCTGATTTCGGCCATCCGCGACAATGACCCGGTCATTTTCCTTGAACATATGAAACTTTACCGTTCTTTCCGCGGTGAAGTGCCGGAAGAAGAATATACAATTCCAATCGGAAAAGCTGATTTGAAGCGGGAAGGAACGGATATCACGATTGTGGCATATGGGGCAATGGTGCAGTCCTCCCTGAAGGCAGCCGAGGAGCTGGAGAAAGAAGGCATAAATGCAGAAGTCATTGACCTTCGCACGGTTAGCCCGCTGGATATCGAAACCATCATCAAATCAGTTGAAAAGACGAACAGAGCTATTGTGGTCCAGGAAGCGCAAAAGCAGGCAGGGGTAGCCGCTAACGTTGTCGCTGAAATCAATGACCGCGCAATTTTGAGTCTAGAAGCCCCTGTGCTGCGCGTGACGGCGCCTGACACTGTATTCCCGTTCTCACAGGCTGAAGACGTGTGGCTTCCAAACTATCAAGATATCGTAGACAAAGCAAAAACCGTCATTAACTTCTAA
- the def gene encoding peptide deformylase: MITMKDIIKEGEPVLRETADEVGMPPSAGEQETLSDMLQFLKNSQDPEMASKYNLRPGVGLAAPQINIPKRMIAVHVTDEKDRLYSYALFNPKISSHSVEQSYLSGGEGCLSVDRDVPGIVPRYARITVQGTDVEGNKVKLRLRGLPSIVFQHEIDHLNGIMFYDHIDQENPFDPPAGAKEINR; the protein is encoded by the coding sequence TTGATTACAATGAAAGATATTATTAAAGAGGGGGAACCGGTTCTGCGCGAAACAGCAGATGAAGTGGGGATGCCGCCTTCCGCCGGGGAACAGGAAACATTGAGTGACATGCTGCAATTTCTTAAAAACAGCCAGGACCCAGAGATGGCTTCTAAATACAATCTTCGTCCGGGTGTAGGACTCGCCGCCCCGCAAATCAATATTCCAAAACGTATGATTGCCGTTCATGTGACAGATGAGAAAGACCGGTTATACAGCTACGCGCTGTTCAATCCCAAGATTTCAAGCCACTCAGTCGAGCAAAGCTATTTGAGCGGCGGCGAAGGATGCCTTTCCGTTGACCGGGATGTCCCGGGTATTGTCCCCCGTTATGCCAGGATAACCGTACAGGGAACTGATGTTGAAGGGAATAAAGTGAAGCTGAGGCTGAGGGGATTGCCGTCCATCGTCTTCCAGCATGAAATTGATCACTTGAACGGTATCATGTTCTACGACCATATCGACCAGGAAAATCCATTCGATCCGCCTGCCGGCGCTAAAGAGATCAACCGCTGA
- a CDS encoding YkyA family protein codes for MKRNFIAAIAGVSFFLGGCSIGTQPEEEIYQALESAVEQEEQFEKQQEPLSEAEEKEQQLYNEIVGLKMEEFDKISSLSKEAETLAGKRKEMIEKEKESIEASREEFSKVEELAGELEDDQLKKKAAELSSYMNDRYDAYAALYDAYSKAIEHDLELYGMFQDKELKLEELKKHIEEVNKSYDSVMEANKVFNDLTEKYNKSKREFYKMADLDVQLEGQEKEQNASE; via the coding sequence ATGAAACGCAATTTTATAGCAGCAATCGCCGGGGTTTCTTTTTTCCTTGGGGGATGCAGTATCGGCACGCAGCCAGAAGAAGAAATCTATCAGGCACTGGAGAGCGCTGTTGAGCAGGAAGAGCAATTTGAAAAACAGCAGGAACCGTTATCTGAAGCTGAGGAAAAAGAACAGCAGCTTTATAATGAAATTGTCGGATTGAAAATGGAGGAATTTGACAAGATCTCCAGTTTGTCAAAAGAAGCTGAAACACTTGCCGGAAAACGGAAAGAAATGATTGAAAAAGAGAAGGAAAGCATTGAGGCTTCCAGGGAAGAATTCAGCAAGGTGGAGGAGCTTGCCGGTGAGCTCGAGGACGATCAGTTAAAAAAGAAAGCTGCTGAGCTTTCATCTTATATGAATGACAGGTACGACGCTTATGCAGCACTCTATGATGCATACAGCAAAGCAATTGAGCATGATCTCGAACTTTATGGAATGTTCCAGGATAAAGAGCTGAAACTTGAAGAGCTGAAAAAGCATATTGAAGAAGTGAATAAAAGTTATGACAGTGTAATGGAAGCAAATAAAGTATTCAATGACCTGACTGAGAAATACAATAAGTCAAAAAGAGAGTTCTATAAAATGGCCGATCTTGATGTCCAGCTCGAAGGCCAGGAAAAAGAACAGAATGCATCTGAATAA
- the pdhA gene encoding pyruvate dehydrogenase (acetyl-transferring) E1 component subunit alpha, whose amino-acid sequence MENKVLQNVEEQYKTFQILNEDGEVVNEEAMPELSDEKLRELMTRMVYTRILDQRSISLNRQGRLGFYAPTAGQEASQLGSQYALTKDDYILPGYRDVPQLIWHGLPLYKAFLFSRGHFQGNQMPEGVNALPPQIIIGAQITQTAGVALGMKKRGKDAVAVTYTGDGGSSQGDFYEGINFAGAFDAPAIFFVQNNRFAISTPVEAQTKAKTIAQKAVAAGIEGLQVDGMDVLAVYAATKAARERAVNGEGPTLIETMTYRYGPHTMAGDDPTRYRTEDLDNEWEKKDPLVRFRKYLDKKGLWSEEDENEVVERAKDEIKAAIKKADEAPKQKVTDLIDIMYEELPQNLAEQREEYKAKESK is encoded by the coding sequence ATGGAAAACAAAGTTCTTCAAAACGTTGAAGAGCAGTACAAGACTTTTCAGATCCTGAATGAAGATGGAGAGGTAGTGAACGAGGAAGCGATGCCGGAGCTTTCTGATGAGAAGCTTCGCGAATTGATGACCCGTATGGTGTACACAAGAATTCTTGACCAGCGCTCCATTTCGCTGAACCGCCAGGGCAGACTCGGCTTCTATGCCCCTACGGCAGGCCAGGAAGCATCACAGCTCGGCAGCCAATATGCCCTTACCAAAGACGATTATATCCTACCTGGTTATCGGGATGTTCCTCAGCTTATCTGGCATGGTTTGCCGCTTTATAAAGCATTCTTATTCTCACGCGGCCACTTCCAGGGAAATCAGATGCCTGAAGGTGTCAACGCACTGCCTCCGCAAATTATCATCGGTGCGCAGATCACCCAGACTGCCGGTGTGGCACTTGGAATGAAGAAGCGGGGCAAAGATGCTGTAGCTGTCACATATACCGGAGACGGCGGATCATCACAGGGCGACTTCTATGAAGGCATCAACTTTGCGGGAGCATTTGATGCCCCGGCTATTTTCTTTGTCCAGAATAACCGCTTTGCCATTTCCACTCCTGTAGAAGCCCAGACAAAAGCAAAAACGATTGCTCAAAAAGCTGTTGCAGCCGGTATTGAAGGTCTGCAGGTGGACGGAATGGATGTCCTTGCCGTGTACGCGGCTACAAAAGCTGCCCGAGAACGTGCGGTTAACGGTGAAGGGCCGACATTGATTGAAACGATGACATACCGTTACGGACCACATACAATGGCTGGTGACGATCCAACACGTTACCGTACAGAAGACCTTGACAATGAGTGGGAAAAGAAAGATCCGCTCGTAAGGTTCAGAAAGTACCTGGATAAGAAAGGCTTATGGTCTGAAGAAGATGAAAACGAAGTGGTGGAACGAGCAAAGGATGAAATCAAAGCGGCCATCAAAAAGGCGGATGAAGCACCAAAACAAAAAGTTACAGATCTGATCGACATCATGTATGAAGAGCTGCCGCAGAACCTGGCGGAGCAGCGTGAAGAATATAAAGCAAAGGAGTCGAAGTAA
- a CDS encoding 3-methyl-2-oxobutanoate dehydrogenase subunit VorB produces the protein MEKVLMKGNEVLAEAAVQAGCHYFFGYPITPQSELVAYMAKRLPEVGGLFLQAESEVSAINMVYGAASAGVRVMTSSSSPGFSLKQEGISYLAGAELPAVVVNVMRGGPGLGNIQPAQSDYFQATKGGGHGDYRVPVLAPASLQEIVELMQEAFDIADYYRTPVILLGDGMLGQMMEPVQFPKREGRHLPEKDWATNGTRGDGPAKTVTSLQLNAANLEEVNKRLQEKYVKIEQSEIRYSTYKIEDADYILVAYGTVSRIVRNAIDAARENGVKAGMIRPISLWPFPDEPFDVMSGNVKGYLCVEMSAGQMVEDVRLAVNGRAPVHFFGRTGGVVPAQEEILEQIMNLAIAGGERIESRV, from the coding sequence ATGGAAAAAGTTTTGATGAAAGGCAATGAAGTTCTAGCAGAGGCCGCTGTCCAGGCGGGATGCCATTATTTCTTCGGCTATCCGATCACGCCGCAGAGCGAGCTTGTCGCTTATATGGCCAAAAGGCTGCCTGAAGTCGGAGGCCTGTTCCTCCAGGCTGAAAGCGAAGTATCGGCGATTAATATGGTCTACGGCGCGGCCAGTGCAGGTGTACGGGTAATGACTTCTTCCTCAAGCCCGGGTTTCAGCCTCAAGCAAGAAGGCATTTCTTACCTTGCCGGTGCGGAACTTCCTGCAGTTGTTGTCAACGTGATGCGTGGGGGTCCGGGACTTGGGAATATCCAGCCGGCCCAGTCGGATTATTTCCAGGCTACAAAAGGCGGCGGGCACGGTGATTATCGTGTTCCTGTCCTTGCGCCAGCTTCTTTGCAGGAAATTGTTGAATTGATGCAAGAGGCGTTCGACATAGCCGATTATTATAGAACACCTGTCATACTGCTTGGTGACGGCATGCTCGGCCAGATGATGGAACCGGTCCAGTTTCCGAAGCGGGAAGGAAGGCACTTGCCGGAAAAAGATTGGGCAACAAACGGAACAAGAGGTGATGGGCCGGCAAAAACGGTCACTTCATTGCAACTGAATGCGGCCAACCTGGAAGAGGTCAACAAACGCCTGCAGGAGAAATACGTTAAAATCGAACAAAGTGAAATCAGATACAGCACCTACAAAATCGAAGACGCCGATTACATCCTCGTTGCTTACGGCACCGTATCAAGAATTGTAAGGAATGCTATTGATGCTGCAAGGGAAAATGGAGTGAAAGCAGGGATGATCCGTCCGATTTCTTTATGGCCGTTCCCGGATGAACCGTTTGATGTCATGTCCGGTAACGTGAAAGGATATTTATGTGTAGAAATGAGCGCAGGGCAGATGGTGGAAGATGTGCGGCTAGCGGTAAACGGCCGGGCACCTGTCCATTTCTTTGGCAGGACGGGCGGAGTCGTGCCGGCGCAGGAGGAAATCCTGGAACAAATTATGAATTTGGCCATAGCCGGAGGTGAGCGCATTGAAAGCCGTGTTTGA
- a CDS encoding indolepyruvate ferredoxin oxidoreductase subunit alpha has translation MLKRVVFEEERCKGCGLCVNECPQHIIKLADRINKKGYRPAEVIDQEACTSCAACARICPDGVISVYRPERKSSAS, from the coding sequence ATGCTCAAACGGGTCGTTTTTGAAGAAGAGAGATGTAAAGGGTGCGGTCTTTGTGTAAATGAGTGTCCGCAACATATCATCAAGCTTGCTGACAGGATCAATAAAAAAGGCTATCGGCCTGCGGAAGTGATTGACCAGGAAGCATGCACAAGTTGTGCCGCGTGTGCGAGAATTTGTCCTGACGGTGTCATTTCAGTATATAGGCCGGAAAGAAAGAGCTCTGCATCGTGA
- the lpdA gene encoding dihydrolipoyl dehydrogenase, whose product MVVGDFPIELDTLVVGAGPGGYVAAIRAAQLGQKVAIVDKGTLGGVCLNVGCIPSKALINAGHRYESAVHSEDIGIKAENVTVDFSKVQEWKQSVVKKLTGGVEGLLKGNKVEILSGEAYFVDKNTVRIMDEKNSQTYTFNNVIIATGSRPIELPNFKYSKRVIDSTGALNLKEVPKRMIVIGGGYIGTELGTAYANFGTEVVILEGAKEILSGFEKQMSSLVKRRLKKKGVKIHTEAMAQGVEETEEGVKVTAEIKGETQTFEADYVLVTVGRTPNTDEIGLEQIGVEMTDRGVIKIDEQCRTNIDNIFAIGDIVEGPPLAHKASYEGKIAAEAISGEKSVIDYQAIPAVVFSDPELATVGLSEKEAEEQGMEVTASKFPFGANGRALSLNDADGFMKLITRKEDGLIVGAQIAGPNASDMIAELGLAIEAGMTAEDIALTIHAHPTLGEITMEAAEVALGSPIHIVK is encoded by the coding sequence ATGGTTGTAGGAGATTTTCCGATCGAACTCGATACGTTGGTAGTCGGCGCGGGTCCCGGCGGTTATGTAGCCGCCATCCGTGCAGCGCAGCTCGGCCAAAAAGTAGCTATTGTCGACAAAGGCACGCTTGGAGGCGTATGCCTGAATGTAGGATGTATTCCATCCAAGGCATTGATCAATGCCGGACACCGTTATGAGTCTGCTGTACATTCTGAAGATATTGGAATTAAAGCCGAAAATGTAACAGTTGACTTTTCCAAGGTGCAGGAGTGGAAACAAAGTGTTGTGAAAAAGCTTACTGGCGGAGTTGAAGGGCTTCTTAAAGGCAACAAAGTTGAAATCCTGAGCGGGGAAGCATACTTTGTGGACAAAAACACGGTCCGTATCATGGATGAGAAGAATTCTCAGACATATACTTTCAACAATGTCATCATTGCCACTGGTTCCCGTCCGATCGAATTGCCGAATTTCAAATACAGTAAACGGGTTATCGATTCAACCGGTGCGCTGAACCTGAAGGAAGTTCCAAAACGGATGATCGTCATCGGAGGCGGCTATATTGGAACCGAACTCGGGACCGCTTATGCAAACTTCGGCACCGAAGTGGTGATCCTTGAAGGAGCAAAAGAGATCCTTAGCGGCTTTGAAAAGCAGATGTCATCGCTTGTTAAGCGCCGACTCAAGAAAAAAGGCGTGAAAATACACACTGAGGCCATGGCTCAAGGTGTGGAAGAGACGGAAGAAGGCGTGAAAGTAACTGCTGAAATTAAAGGCGAGACGCAAACTTTTGAAGCAGACTATGTGCTTGTCACTGTCGGTCGCACACCGAATACGGATGAAATCGGCCTTGAACAAATCGGTGTTGAAATGACCGACCGCGGGGTGATCAAAATTGATGAACAGTGCCGTACAAACATCGACAATATCTTTGCGATCGGTGACATTGTGGAAGGGCCGCCGCTAGCCCATAAAGCTTCTTATGAAGGCAAGATCGCAGCAGAAGCAATCAGTGGTGAAAAATCCGTTATCGACTACCAGGCAATTCCTGCAGTCGTGTTCTCCGATCCGGAACTGGCCACTGTCGGTTTGAGTGAAAAAGAAGCCGAAGAACAGGGTATGGAAGTGACCGCTTCCAAATTTCCATTCGGAGCGAATGGACGTGCACTTTCTCTCAATGATGCAGATGGCTTCATGAAACTCATCACCCGTAAAGAGGATGGGTTGATTGTAGGGGCGCAGATCGCAGGCCCAAATGCGTCGGATATGATTGCGGAGCTTGGCCTTGCGATTGAAGCAGGAATGACAGCGGAAGATATCGCATTGACAATCCATGCTCATCCGACACTTGGTGAGATCACGATGGAAGCGGCAGAGGTAGCTCTTGGCAGTCCGATCCATATCGTGAAGTAA